One Xenopus tropicalis strain Nigerian chromosome 8, UCB_Xtro_10.0, whole genome shotgun sequence genomic window carries:
- the radx gene encoding RPA-related protein RADX, protein MHALLSSEFDEGTPDRSRPGPGSASERDPGLSWIQQTQQQVRDCPSLTLVLQEPVPVLVLAVLRYLGPPGRRHTFCYDLCLWDGAHGGLWHLHSHLNYLVQRNIVRSGARVTISRCSYTYSEKSLGSGFVCVEELEVSEELLAQPNAALLTASQQPNAALLSASQQLPLLGGRKHYLPLWNNEDPYGDTWNSPKLADDQVSIDVTKLTSLQRLEVQWRTRRSLPPLLVRIMYKSRLRYFGKPEKKVDIPYQAYFEVADYSGMMSVVLWNELCPEWYNTLQVGSVILLQQYAVKPSYQSRTLPTPGDSQVKRLPSVEISLNARDPPSTITVIKEKLVKPEWRLPDVKYHFVTRMELNDLPHNKVCDVIGLVTYVGRCERKRQKDDREDFWVHRWVQMIDSSIDQPFLIEIFATSQPDIFEHIHPMSYLVCTQMRVVRECPDDSSLTPYLTTSNESQVFISGYHKGQPYIRDPKVQHFIEWTKTQSEADLRKKTVIGGYHPYPITPDTFPKYCKDNTAGEILKLFSELKETISQLNYRERKRVAIQGTIAAIKYVGCHGSAEDTSKQDPVLLPLLESSVSISTEEALEVQHETRLEQDECSDAQLQLGEEKQASHEEIIHLSPIKRRKKDQLEVNHSLQEIMQDQEKPAEELQSTEGVSDKETEYHGFSWESSLWSEVKHSIEEHLHYSNVDLESIPRKFDYAQKEILMEQYNLHPAKMSQFPHPQGQIEEFKPASNLGHYKLTILGINRKAAIDVVSLPVLCSNDSYGLGMNFLAQKTGGADNFCENVNFMEQNRFSLQGDVLKFVNAKGRLRVICILDICHLGENRIEVYLNRVYNLTSPETEPAS, encoded by the exons ATGCACGCCCTGCTGTCGTCCGAGTTTGATGAAGGGACCCCCGACCGAAGCAGGCCGGGGCCTGGGAGTGCGAGCGAGAGAGACCCGGGCCTGTCTTGGATCCAACAAACCCAGCAGCAGGTGCGGGACTGCCCAAGCCTCACTCTGGTTCTGCAGGAACCGGTACCCGTACTGGTGCTGGCTGTGCTGCGCTACTTAGGGCCCCCCGGAAGGCGACATACGTTCTGCTATGATCTGTGCCTGTGGGACGGGGCCCATGGGGGGCTATGGCATCTGCACTCACACCTCAACTATCTGGTCCAACGCAATATTGTGCGCAGCGGGGCCCGGGTCACAATCAGCCGCTGCTCCTACACGTACAGTGAGAAGAGCCTGGGCAGCGGCTTCGTGTGTGTGGAGGAGCTGGAAGTTAGCGAGGAACTGCTCGCACAGCCTAATGCTGCACTACTGACTGCCAGCCAACAGCCTAATGCTGCACTACTGTCTGCCAGCCAACAGCTACCGCTGCTAGGGGGGAGGAAACATTATCTGCCGCTGTGGAATAACGAAGACCCCTATGGAGACACTTGGAACAGCCCTAAATTGGCAGATGATCAAGTCAGTATTGATG TGACCAAACTAACTTCGTTACAGCGATTGGAAGTGCAATGGAGGACAAGAAGGTCTTTGCCTCCATTATTGGTACGGATTATGTACAAATCCAGACTTCGTTATTTTgggaaaccagaaaaaaaagttgacatTCCATATCAG gcctATTTTGAGGTTGCCGATTACTCAGGAATGATGTCAGTGGTTTTGTGGAATGAACTGTGTCCAGAATGGTATAATACTCTGCAGGTGGGCAGTGTAATTCTGCTTCAGCAGTACGCTGTAAAGCCAAGTTACCAGAGCAGGACACTCCCGACTCCGGGGGACTCGCAGGTGAAGAGGCTGCCTTCTGTAG AAATAAGCCTCAATGCCCGAGATCCACCTTCCACTATTACTGTTATCAAGGAGAAGCTTGTTAAGCCTGAGTGGAGGTTACCGGATGTGAAATATCACTTTGTCACAAG AATGGAACTTAATGACCTTCCGCATAACAAAGTCTGTGATGTGATTGGTCTTGTCACCTATGTTGGAAGATGTGAACGGAAAAGACAAAAAG ATGACAGAGAAGACTTTTGGGTACATCGCTGGGTTCAAATGATTGATTCAAGTATAGACCAGCCATTTCTCATTGAAATATTTGCCACCTCGCAACCTGACATATTTGAACATATACACCcaa tgTCGTACTTGGTGTGTACGCAAATGAGAGTGGTTCGGGAATGTCCAGATGATAGCTCTTTGACTCCATATCTCACAACATCTAATGAAAGCCAGGTATTCATATCTG GGTATCACAAAGGCCAGCCGTACATCAGGGATCCCAAAGTTCAACATTTCATAGAATGGACGAAGACACAGAGTGAAGCTGATCTTAGGAAGAAAACAGTAATAGGTGGTTATCATCCATATCCAATAACCCCAGATACCTTCCCAAAGTATTGCAAAGATAACACAG CTGGAGAAATTCTAAAGTTATTCAGTGAATTAAAGGAAACCATTTCACAGCTTAATTACAGAGAGCGAAAACGTGTTGCAATTCAGGGCACTATTGCTGCTATAAAATATGTAGGCTGTCATGGTTCTGCTGAAGATACCTCTAAACAG GACCCAGTGCTGCTTCCTTTGCTGGAGAGTTCTGTATCCATTTCAACTGAAGAGGCTTTAGAGGTACAGCATGAGACCCGGCTAGAACAGGATGAATGCTCTGATGCCCAGCTCCAATTAGGAGAAGAGAAACAAGCTTCACATGAAGAAATTATTCATCTGAGCCcaataaaaagaaggaaaaaagacCAACTTGAAGTAAACCA TTCTTtgcaggaaataatgcaagatCAAGAGAAGCCAGCTGAGGAACTTCAGTCCACTGAAG GAGTTTCTGATAAAGAAACCGAATACCACGGATTCTCTTGGGAAAGTAGTCTATGGTCAGAAGTCAAGCATTCCATAGAAGAACACCTACATTATTCCAATGTAGATTTGGAAAGTATTCCCCGCAAATTTGATTATGCTCAAAAGGAAATACTTATGGAGCAATATAATCTTCATCCAGCTAAAATGTCACAATTTCCTCATCCCCAAGGGCAAATTGAGGAGTTTAAGCCTGCCAGTAACCTTGGTCACTATAAATTGACTATACTCG GCATAAATCGAAAGGCAGCAATAGATGTTGTGTCTTTGCCTGTTTTGTGCTCCAATGACTCATATGGATTGGGCATGAATTTTCTTGCCCAGAAGACTGGTGGGGCTGATAATTTCTGTGAGAACGTAAATTTTATGGAGCAAAACAGGTTTTCACTTCAAG GTGATGTTTTGAAATTTGTGAATGCCAAAGGCAGGCTACGTGTCATTTGCATCTTAGACATCTGTCACCTGGGAGAGAACAGAATTGAAGTTTACCTCAACAGAGTTTATAACCTCACTAGTCCTGAAACAGAACCAGCCTCATAA